Proteins encoded together in one Acidobacteriota bacterium window:
- a CDS encoding SGNH/GDSL hydrolase family protein: MSQDSPQKWVDRLIPLAAIAFLFLLGESAARVAIWWQYGSANHANQEQLNYAPFLITAGDEATYAYRPRREGVPRVLWCGSSTAQQFTREELEAAFERLFGRKVEVLNLSQGGYNSSQELVQLSLYGMQLQPDLIVTLDGINDIIGVTKTGKPGIPYLNIAIEQALTNPTTFWVTRLLATSQLVNTARKIAERRREVAVGLDHALIDSTVALYRSNITKISLLARGIGARHVAVLQPYLYLRQGPPTAEQSVSKNWAYRKQFMPGAMKQLNGALESVQWPDNASYINGLTAFDESAGIICFRDEAHLEPEGRRILLQRIVHELARRGGNEATSGADPVFLPDVPR, translated from the coding sequence GTGAGCCAGGATTCCCCGCAGAAATGGGTAGATCGGCTCATTCCGTTAGCGGCCATCGCGTTCCTGTTCCTTCTGGGCGAATCCGCCGCGCGTGTCGCGATTTGGTGGCAGTACGGCAGCGCCAACCATGCGAACCAGGAACAACTCAACTATGCGCCGTTTCTGATCACGGCGGGCGACGAGGCGACATACGCCTACCGACCTCGACGAGAAGGTGTTCCTCGAGTCCTCTGGTGCGGCTCCTCTACCGCACAGCAATTCACGCGCGAGGAACTCGAGGCCGCGTTTGAGCGATTATTCGGTCGCAAGGTCGAGGTGCTCAATCTTTCACAGGGGGGCTACAACTCGAGTCAGGAACTTGTCCAGTTGAGCCTTTACGGAATGCAACTTCAACCGGATCTAATTGTCACCCTTGATGGGATTAACGACATCATCGGAGTCACAAAGACCGGAAAACCAGGCATTCCATACCTCAACATCGCTATCGAGCAGGCACTTACCAACCCAACCACTTTCTGGGTGACACGGTTACTCGCCACTTCACAGTTGGTCAATACTGCGCGGAAGATCGCCGAGCGCCGGCGCGAAGTGGCAGTTGGACTTGACCACGCGTTGATCGACAGCACTGTCGCGCTGTACCGCTCGAACATCACCAAGATTTCACTCCTTGCCAGGGGGATTGGCGCACGACACGTTGCGGTCCTGCAACCGTATCTTTACCTTCGTCAGGGCCCTCCAACGGCCGAACAATCGGTGTCGAAGAACTGGGCCTATCGTAAGCAGTTCATGCCAGGGGCCATGAAGCAACTGAACGGCGCCCTCGAGTCAGTCCAGTGGCCGGACAACGCCAGCTACATCAACGGGTTGACAGCGTTTGATGAAAGTGCCGGCATAATCTGTTTTCGTGACGAAGCACACCTGGAGCCCGAGGGTCGCCGGATCTTGCTTCAACGCATCGTGCATGAACTCGCGCGCCGAGGAGGAAACGAAGCGACTTCCGGTGCCGACCCTGTGTTTCTGCCGGACGTGCCGCGATGA